TGCTCGACAAATTTACGGCGGAGAGTGGTCTTATCTGCGTACGACTTTGGAAATCGAAAAGAAAACGGCGATATTTATTCCTTTTAAGATACGGATCTTCGCCGGCAGGGTATTCGGTGATGCTCCGATGCAGGAACGGTTGTTTTTAAGCGGGGCTTTGCATATCAGTATGCTTGCTGATTTACTTTTCAGCCAGAGCGGATATTTTTCACCCCAGGAGCATATCCATATCTCCGGCGACGGAAATATGCGGGGTTATCAGACCATGCACATCAAATCGAATGAGCTCTATTGTTTGAATCTTGAATTTCCCTTTGATTATCCGATAAGAGTATTTGCTGATTTCGGTTACTACGGAGAATTCGCTTTTGATGTCGGCGCTTCACTTGTTCTCGGACCGGTCTCTTTTAATCTACCTTTTTATATCTTGAGTGATGAGGAGTGGAAGATCCGCTGGTCTATTGGTTTTTAACAGGATGATTCTATGGAGAGATTAAAGGATTTCATTCTCGGGGATCGGCATATCCAGACGCTCAAGGAGTTCTCCGGACAGAAAGATTTCTATCTGGTAGGCGGAACGATCAGGGACATCCTGCTCGGTGTCGAACCCAGGGACTACGACTTTGCAGTTTCAGGTTCGGGCATTAAGTTCGCACGTTCTTTTGCCAGGAAGATAAAGGGTGCTTTTGTGTTGTTGAGTGAGGCGGATGATGAAGCGCGGGTTGTGAAGGATGATTTTATCTACGATTTCATAGGACTGATTGATAATGATATCACTGAAGACCTCAGAAGGCGGGATTTCACCGTTAATTCAATGGCGATCAATTGCCGTACACTTGAATTTTTCGACCCCTTCGGCGGATTCAAGGATTTAAAGAAGGGAATTCTCCGACCCACTTCAGAGAATTCATTGACAGATGATCCTTTGAGGGTTTTGAGGGGATTTCGTTTTTCCCTGGAACTGGGTTTTAAACTGGATCGAAGTTTTTTCAAGCTGGCGAAAGCCGTAGATTTGAAGGGAGTGGCGGCTGAGCGTATCGGATACGAATTGCTGAGGATAATGGGAGCGCCCGCTTCCTACAAAGAGATTCTCAAGATGAACGAACTGGGACTCTTTTTACAGATCTTTCCCGAGGCGAGAAAGATCATGGAAGACGATTATTTATGGGGGCATTCACTCGGTACATATCAGGCATTGGAAAAACTCCTCCAGCAGGGTTTTTTCAGAAAGATTGAGCCGGAATTTTCCACTTATTTTGCGGTCGAAAAGCGGATACCTCTTTTGAAAATCGCCGCTCTATTTCACGATGTCGCCAAACCCGATACATTCTTGTTGAAAGAAGGGGAAGTGCATTTTTACGGGCATGACACCAAAGGAGCAAAGATCGTTAAGACCCTGGGTTACAAACGCCTGAAATTACCACGCAGCGACGTCAAAATGATCAGCCGTCTGGTGAAAGAACATATGAGACTCCATTTACTGGCGACGAATCAGGAACTCACTGACCGGGCGATCCGCAGGTTTTTTCGGGATCTTGAAGATGACTGGTTCGGTGCAATGATGATCGCCTGGGCCGACGGCTATGCCACAGCCGGCTGGACACGCCATCTTGAGGAGGTCTTTATGAGAATGATAGCACTTAAGAGAAAAGATGATGCCGAACCAAAAGTCGAGCGGTTGATAAACGGTTATGATTTAATCGCACTGGGACTGGAACCGGGGCCCAAATTCAAAATTATCCTGCAGGAGCTGTTTGATCTTCAGCTTGAAGGTAAAATAAAGAGCAAAGAAGAGGGATTGAAGATCGCCCTCGAAATTGAAAAGAGGTTGTGATTCGGTTCTTTGTATCTTGACACCCTTTTCAAGACATTTATAATATAAAAGGAGGTATGAAATGGATCAGGTCCTTAAGTTGATTTTCAATCTCAACCTCTTCGTCGTCGTAATCGTCGTTTTGATAATAATCTTTGCATTCTTTTTAATCAAAAATCGGATACGGCGTATAAAAAAGAGATGATTGATTTACTGCTGTTTACGCTTTTGACACAACCCGTTGGTATTCATCAAATAGAGTATTACAATTATATAGATAATGCAGTCTTTTCTTCGATAAGTCAGAGACCGCAGGAATATATTCCTCTACAGACCCGCATCAACGGGATGATGAAAAAATATTATGGTTACTGTCCCTATTGGATTGACACAACCTGTTATCAGCATTTTCAGATGGAACTGTTGACCCACGTTGCGTATTTTTCCGTAGAGATAGATCCTTCAACAGGAGAGTTGGGCGATATCCCCAATCAAGACAGGTTCTTTATAATTCGTGATCTTGCACATAATCACGGAACAGCAGTACATATGACCTTTATTATTTTCGGCAGTTCCAATGTGACGACTTTTCTCAATAACGATACCGCACGACAGAATGCAATTTTCAGTATGAGTGAATTTCTCACGAATTACGGAATCGAGGGAGTGAACATAGATTTTGAATTCGTTCTCGGTTCAGTACGGGACAGCTTCAACCTGTTTATCCATAACCTCTATCAGGCGATGATCGGTCATCCAGGCGGCAGGAAGGAACTCTACATCGCTTCGATCGCTGTTCCTGAGTGGTATCCGGGTTATGATGTGGCATATCTTGCGGATAACTGCGACGGATTATTCATCATGGCATATGATTTTCACTGGAGCGGTGCTTCAATCGCCGGTCCGGTTTCACCGTGTGTTCCTTCCTCTTTTTGGGGGCAATATTGTGCTGCAAAATCGATAGGGAGTTACAAGGAATGCGGTGCAGATGCCTCGAAGCTCATTCTCGGTGTTCCTTATTACGGATATGACTGGCCGACTGAATCGGGTGATATCGGAAGTAATACGACGGGAAGCGGTGTTGCTGTGAGCTATTATTCCGCTTTTCAGAACGCGAATACATACGGCAGATTGTGGGATGAAAATTCCCTGACACCCTGGTACCGTTATTATACTACGGGATGGCATCAATGCTGGTATGATGATTCAGTATCGCTCGATATAAAATTCGGAATGGTGAATGATTCCATGATCGCCGGTGCAGGTTGCTGGGCACTGGGATATGACCGCGACTATGACCACCTCTGGAATACGGTCCGCAGAAATTTCTGGGATTCTTTATATGTCGCAGAAAAAGAAAACTCATTCTGTCCGACCGGTGTTTTTTTCCGAACCATCTTTTCACGGGAACTGGAGATTTCACTCAAGAATTCTTTTCAGCCGTATCGAATTACCGTTTATGATATTACGGGCAGAAGAATGAGTGAGGAATATACAGGAGGCGGTTCAATAAGAGTCGGTAGTGGATTGAAACCGGGGGTGTACATTCTTTTTATAAACGACGGCGTTGTCGAATACAGATATAAAATTATAAAACTCCAGAACTGAATTTTTTCTGAAAAGATATATTGACTTAATCGTTTTTTTAATTATTATTGTACCATGGCAGAGAAGAAAAGAGTCTTCAGTGGTATTCAACCTTCAGGCAGGTTGCACCTCGGTAATTATGTCGGAGCCATCCGCAACTGGATTCCAATGCAGGATGAATATTTCTGCATATACGGAATCGTCGATTACCATGCTATGACCGTCCATTTCAACCCGAAAGAGATGGAAGATAGGATATTCAATGCAGCCGTTGATTACCTCGCTGCAGGGCTTGATCCAGGAAAGAGTATTTTAATGGTGCAGTCGACCGTCTCTGAACATACCGAGCTTGCGTGGATATTGAATACAATCACGCCGATCGGCTGGTTGTCACGGGTTCCGACATTCAAAGAAAAGCGGAAGGCGAATCCCGATTATGTTCACATGGGATTATTCGACTATCCGGTGTTGATGGCCGCCGACATTATTCTATACAAGGCAGAGGTCGTGCCGGTCGGTGATGATCAGGTACCCCATATAGAACTTACCAGAGAGATAGTAAGGAAATTTAATTCATATTTCGGTGAAACTTTTCCAGAACCAGAAGCCAAACTCGGTGACATCCCGCGTATTTTAGGGCTCGATGGTGTAAACAAGATGAGCAAAAGCCTTGAAAACTGCATATATCTTGATGAAACAAAAGAACAGATCTGGCAGAAGCTTTCAACTGCAGTTACTGATACCGCACGTAAGCGTCGGACAGATCCAGGCAATCCTGAGAGGTGTAATGTTTTCACCATGCACCGGGCGTTTTCCAAGGATAAGGATATTGAATATTGTGCGCGTGAGTGTCGTGAAGCGGGAATCGGATGCCTTGATTGTAAAAAAATTCTTCTGGAGAATATGTACGGAGTGCTTCAACCCCTTCAGGAGAAGCAGAAGGAGTTGAGGAACAGGAAGGACTATGTCTATAAGATACTGAAAGAGGGGCAGAAAAAGGCAAAAGCGATTGCCGAGAG
This DNA window, taken from candidate division WOR-3 bacterium, encodes the following:
- a CDS encoding CCA tRNA nucleotidyltransferase — its product is MERLKDFILGDRHIQTLKEFSGQKDFYLVGGTIRDILLGVEPRDYDFAVSGSGIKFARSFARKIKGAFVLLSEADDEARVVKDDFIYDFIGLIDNDITEDLRRRDFTVNSMAINCRTLEFFDPFGGFKDLKKGILRPTSENSLTDDPLRVLRGFRFSLELGFKLDRSFFKLAKAVDLKGVAAERIGYELLRIMGAPASYKEILKMNELGLFLQIFPEARKIMEDDYLWGHSLGTYQALEKLLQQGFFRKIEPEFSTYFAVEKRIPLLKIAALFHDVAKPDTFLLKEGEVHFYGHDTKGAKIVKTLGYKRLKLPRSDVKMISRLVKEHMRLHLLATNQELTDRAIRRFFRDLEDDWFGAMMIAWADGYATAGWTRHLEEVFMRMIALKRKDDAEPKVERLINGYDLIALGLEPGPKFKIILQELFDLQLEGKIKSKEEGLKIALEIEKRL
- a CDS encoding T9SS type A sorting domain-containing protein, with protein sequence MIDLLLFTLLTQPVGIHQIEYYNYIDNAVFSSISQRPQEYIPLQTRINGMMKKYYGYCPYWIDTTCYQHFQMELLTHVAYFSVEIDPSTGELGDIPNQDRFFIIRDLAHNHGTAVHMTFIIFGSSNVTTFLNNDTARQNAIFSMSEFLTNYGIEGVNIDFEFVLGSVRDSFNLFIHNLYQAMIGHPGGRKELYIASIAVPEWYPGYDVAYLADNCDGLFIMAYDFHWSGASIAGPVSPCVPSSFWGQYCAAKSIGSYKECGADASKLILGVPYYGYDWPTESGDIGSNTTGSGVAVSYYSAFQNANTYGRLWDENSLTPWYRYYTTGWHQCWYDDSVSLDIKFGMVNDSMIAGAGCWALGYDRDYDHLWNTVRRNFWDSLYVAEKENSFCPTGVFFRTIFSRELEISLKNSFQPYRITVYDITGRRMSEEYTGGGSIRVGSGLKPGVYILFINDGVVEYRYKIIKLQN
- the trpS gene encoding tryptophan--tRNA ligase — its product is MAEKKRVFSGIQPSGRLHLGNYVGAIRNWIPMQDEYFCIYGIVDYHAMTVHFNPKEMEDRIFNAAVDYLAAGLDPGKSILMVQSTVSEHTELAWILNTITPIGWLSRVPTFKEKRKANPDYVHMGLFDYPVLMAADIILYKAEVVPVGDDQVPHIELTREIVRKFNSYFGETFPEPEAKLGDIPRILGLDGVNKMSKSLENCIYLDETKEQIWQKLSTAVTDTARKRRTDPGNPERCNVFTMHRAFSKDKDIEYCARECREAGIGCLDCKKILLENMYGVLQPLQEKQKELRNRKDYVYKILKEGQKKAKAIAERTMSEVYERIGIRTFH